One part of the Amphiprion ocellaris isolate individual 3 ecotype Okinawa chromosome 24, ASM2253959v1, whole genome shotgun sequence genome encodes these proteins:
- the atg13 gene encoding autophagy-related protein 13 isoform X1: MDSDLSPQDKKDLDKFIKFFALKTVQVIVQARLGEKICTRSSSSPTGSDWFNLAIKDIPEVTHEAKKALAGQLPGIGRSMCVEISLKTSEGDSMELETWCLEMNEKCDKDIKVSYTVYNRLSVLLKSLLAITRVTPAYKLSRKQGHDYVILYRIYFGEVQLSGLGEGFQTVRVGVVGTPVGTVTLSCAYRTNLAFMSNRQFERSAPIMGIIVDHFVDPPCSSQRPTHMGQPCNYRAPDEEDGGTFAGVQDSQEVCTTSFSTSPPSQCVCTLSPSPSKLSKPLPLDSLQLPLAPGLVTHTLYTSRLSYQPAALAGAAELCHPAANPNQVLHAGKEGGVVLVPAQPPHGADAHLTVEHAPNTPSSSGDDDGLSQSAEGRRDEGRRSVSPSDPVESLSAFTRKVGAFVNKPSTQITAASLDLPFAAFAPRGLDSEENDPMVQPPDSPPCPSPLQASLHSQGSEGSGQQDDFVMVDFRPAFSKDDLLPMDLGTFYREFQNPPQLASLSLHISSQSMADDLDSLPEKLRVYEKNIDEFDAFVDMLQ; this comes from the exons ATGGACAGTGACCTGAGTCCGCAGGATAAAAAAGACTTAGACAAGTTCATTAAGTTCTTTGCCTTGAAG ACTGTCCAGGTAATAGTCCAAGCTCGCCTTGGAGAGAAGATCTGCACTCGCTCATCCTCATCACCTACTGGCTCTGACTGG TTTAATTTGGCCATCAAAGACATCCCAGAGGTTACTCATGAAGCCAAGAAAGCACTGGCTGGCCAACTTCCAGGCATTGGGCGCTCCATGTGTGTTGAGATCTCCCTGAAGACATCAGAG GGTGACTCAATGGAGTTAGAGACTTGGTGCCTGGAGATGAATGAAAA GTGCGATAAGGACATCAAGGTGTCATATACAGTTTATAaccgtctgtctgtccttctgaAGTCCCTGCTGGCCATCACCAGAGTAACACCTGCCTACAAACTGTCCAGAAAGCAGGGACACGATTATGTCATATTATACAG GATCTACTTTGGGGAAGTCCAGCTGAGTGGGTTAGGAGAAG GTTTTCAGACGGTGCGTGTCGGTGTTGTTGGAACTCCTGTTGGCACAGTCACACTTTCATGTGCTTACCGCACCAACCTGGCATTCATGTCTAACAG GCAGTTTGAAAGGTCAGCTCCAATCATGGGGATCATTGTGGATCACTTTGTGGATCCTCCCTGCAGCAGCCAGCGTCCAACACACATGGGACAGCCGTGCAACTACAG AGCTCCagatgaggaggatggaggaacaTTTGCAGGAGTTCAGGACTCCCAGGAGGTCTGCACCACCTCCTTCTCCACCTCCCCTCCCTCTCAG tgtgtgtgcacactgaGTCCGTCTCCCTCTAAACTGTCCAAGCCCCTCCCTCTGGACAGTCTGCAGCTTCCATTGGCTCCTGGACTTGTCACTCACACT CTGTATACTTCCAGGTTATCTTACCAACCTGCAGCTCTAGCAGGAGCTGCTGAGCTTTGTCACCCTGCTGCCAATCCAAACCAG GTGTTGCATGCTGGGAAGGAAGGTGGGGTTGTATTGGTTCCTGCTCAGCCTCCTCATGGAGCTGATGCCCATCTAACAGTAGAGCACGCCCCAAACACACCCAGCAGCAG TGGGGATGATGACGGCCTGTCGCAGAGCGCAGAAGGACGGAGGGATGAAGGAAGGAGGAGTGTTTCTCCGTCTGACCCGGTGGAGTCTCTCAGTGCATTCACAAGAAAGGTTGGAGCCTTCGTTAATAAACCCAGCACACAG ATAACAGCAGCCAGTCTGGACCTGCCATTTGCTGCATTTGCTCCTCGAGGCCTGGACTCAGAGGAGAATGATCCCATG GTGCAGCCTCCAGACTCTCCTCCCTGCCCGTCACCCCTGCAGGCCAGCCTTCATTCTCAGGGCTCAGAGGGATCTGGGCAGCAGGATGATTTCGTAATGGTTGACTTT CGTCCAGCTTTTTCTAAAGACGACTTGTTGCCAATGGATCTGGGCACCTTCTACAGAGAGTTTCAGAATCCTCCACAGCTGGCCAGCCTCTCGCTTCACATCAGCTCCCAGTCGATGGCAGATGACCTT GATTCACTGCCGGAAAAACTCCGTGTCTATGAGAAAAACATTGACGAGTTCGATGCTTTTGTGGACATGCTTCAGTAG
- the atg13 gene encoding autophagy-related protein 13 isoform X2, whose amino-acid sequence MDSDLSPQDKKDLDKFIKFFALKTVQVIVQARLGEKICTRSSSSPTGSDWFNLAIKDIPEVTHEAKKALAGQLPGIGRSMCVEISLKTSEGDSMELETWCLEMNEKCDKDIKVSYTVYNRLSVLLKSLLAITRVTPAYKLSRKQGHDYVILYRIYFGEVQLSGLGEGFQTVRVGVVGTPVGTVTLSCAYRTNLAFMSNRQFERSAPIMGIIVDHFVDPPCSSQRPTHMGQPCNYRAPDEEDGGTFAGVQDSQEVCTTSFSTSPPSQLYTSRLSYQPAALAGAAELCHPAANPNQVLHAGKEGGVVLVPAQPPHGADAHLTVEHAPNTPSSSGDDDGLSQSAEGRRDEGRRSVSPSDPVESLSAFTRKVGAFVNKPSTQITAASLDLPFAAFAPRGLDSEENDPMVQPPDSPPCPSPLQASLHSQGSEGSGQQDDFVMVDFRPAFSKDDLLPMDLGTFYREFQNPPQLASLSLHISSQSMADDLDSLPEKLRVYEKNIDEFDAFVDMLQ is encoded by the exons ATGGACAGTGACCTGAGTCCGCAGGATAAAAAAGACTTAGACAAGTTCATTAAGTTCTTTGCCTTGAAG ACTGTCCAGGTAATAGTCCAAGCTCGCCTTGGAGAGAAGATCTGCACTCGCTCATCCTCATCACCTACTGGCTCTGACTGG TTTAATTTGGCCATCAAAGACATCCCAGAGGTTACTCATGAAGCCAAGAAAGCACTGGCTGGCCAACTTCCAGGCATTGGGCGCTCCATGTGTGTTGAGATCTCCCTGAAGACATCAGAG GGTGACTCAATGGAGTTAGAGACTTGGTGCCTGGAGATGAATGAAAA GTGCGATAAGGACATCAAGGTGTCATATACAGTTTATAaccgtctgtctgtccttctgaAGTCCCTGCTGGCCATCACCAGAGTAACACCTGCCTACAAACTGTCCAGAAAGCAGGGACACGATTATGTCATATTATACAG GATCTACTTTGGGGAAGTCCAGCTGAGTGGGTTAGGAGAAG GTTTTCAGACGGTGCGTGTCGGTGTTGTTGGAACTCCTGTTGGCACAGTCACACTTTCATGTGCTTACCGCACCAACCTGGCATTCATGTCTAACAG GCAGTTTGAAAGGTCAGCTCCAATCATGGGGATCATTGTGGATCACTTTGTGGATCCTCCCTGCAGCAGCCAGCGTCCAACACACATGGGACAGCCGTGCAACTACAG AGCTCCagatgaggaggatggaggaacaTTTGCAGGAGTTCAGGACTCCCAGGAGGTCTGCACCACCTCCTTCTCCACCTCCCCTCCCTCTCAG CTGTATACTTCCAGGTTATCTTACCAACCTGCAGCTCTAGCAGGAGCTGCTGAGCTTTGTCACCCTGCTGCCAATCCAAACCAG GTGTTGCATGCTGGGAAGGAAGGTGGGGTTGTATTGGTTCCTGCTCAGCCTCCTCATGGAGCTGATGCCCATCTAACAGTAGAGCACGCCCCAAACACACCCAGCAGCAG TGGGGATGATGACGGCCTGTCGCAGAGCGCAGAAGGACGGAGGGATGAAGGAAGGAGGAGTGTTTCTCCGTCTGACCCGGTGGAGTCTCTCAGTGCATTCACAAGAAAGGTTGGAGCCTTCGTTAATAAACCCAGCACACAG ATAACAGCAGCCAGTCTGGACCTGCCATTTGCTGCATTTGCTCCTCGAGGCCTGGACTCAGAGGAGAATGATCCCATG GTGCAGCCTCCAGACTCTCCTCCCTGCCCGTCACCCCTGCAGGCCAGCCTTCATTCTCAGGGCTCAGAGGGATCTGGGCAGCAGGATGATTTCGTAATGGTTGACTTT CGTCCAGCTTTTTCTAAAGACGACTTGTTGCCAATGGATCTGGGCACCTTCTACAGAGAGTTTCAGAATCCTCCACAGCTGGCCAGCCTCTCGCTTCACATCAGCTCCCAGTCGATGGCAGATGACCTT GATTCACTGCCGGAAAAACTCCGTGTCTATGAGAAAAACATTGACGAGTTCGATGCTTTTGTGGACATGCTTCAGTAG
- the atg13 gene encoding autophagy-related protein 13 isoform X3 codes for MDSDLSPQDKKDLDKFIKFFALKTVQVIVQARLGEKICTRSSSSPTGSDWFNLAIKDIPEVTHEAKKALAGQLPGIGRSMCVEISLKTSEGDSMELETWCLEMNEKCDKDIKVSYTVYNRLSVLLKSLLAITRVTPAYKLSRKQGHDYVILYRIYFGEVQLSGLGEGFQTVRVGVVGTPVGTVTLSCAYRTNLAFMSNRQFERSAPIMGIIVDHFVDPPCSSQRPTHMGQPCNYRAPDEEDGGTFAGVQDSQEVCTTSFSTSPPSQVLHAGKEGGVVLVPAQPPHGADAHLTVEHAPNTPSSSGDDDGLSQSAEGRRDEGRRSVSPSDPVESLSAFTRKVGAFVNKPSTQITAASLDLPFAAFAPRGLDSEENDPMVQPPDSPPCPSPLQASLHSQGSEGSGQQDDFVMVDFRPAFSKDDLLPMDLGTFYREFQNPPQLASLSLHISSQSMADDLDSLPEKLRVYEKNIDEFDAFVDMLQ; via the exons ATGGACAGTGACCTGAGTCCGCAGGATAAAAAAGACTTAGACAAGTTCATTAAGTTCTTTGCCTTGAAG ACTGTCCAGGTAATAGTCCAAGCTCGCCTTGGAGAGAAGATCTGCACTCGCTCATCCTCATCACCTACTGGCTCTGACTGG TTTAATTTGGCCATCAAAGACATCCCAGAGGTTACTCATGAAGCCAAGAAAGCACTGGCTGGCCAACTTCCAGGCATTGGGCGCTCCATGTGTGTTGAGATCTCCCTGAAGACATCAGAG GGTGACTCAATGGAGTTAGAGACTTGGTGCCTGGAGATGAATGAAAA GTGCGATAAGGACATCAAGGTGTCATATACAGTTTATAaccgtctgtctgtccttctgaAGTCCCTGCTGGCCATCACCAGAGTAACACCTGCCTACAAACTGTCCAGAAAGCAGGGACACGATTATGTCATATTATACAG GATCTACTTTGGGGAAGTCCAGCTGAGTGGGTTAGGAGAAG GTTTTCAGACGGTGCGTGTCGGTGTTGTTGGAACTCCTGTTGGCACAGTCACACTTTCATGTGCTTACCGCACCAACCTGGCATTCATGTCTAACAG GCAGTTTGAAAGGTCAGCTCCAATCATGGGGATCATTGTGGATCACTTTGTGGATCCTCCCTGCAGCAGCCAGCGTCCAACACACATGGGACAGCCGTGCAACTACAG AGCTCCagatgaggaggatggaggaacaTTTGCAGGAGTTCAGGACTCCCAGGAGGTCTGCACCACCTCCTTCTCCACCTCCCCTCCCTCTCAG GTGTTGCATGCTGGGAAGGAAGGTGGGGTTGTATTGGTTCCTGCTCAGCCTCCTCATGGAGCTGATGCCCATCTAACAGTAGAGCACGCCCCAAACACACCCAGCAGCAG TGGGGATGATGACGGCCTGTCGCAGAGCGCAGAAGGACGGAGGGATGAAGGAAGGAGGAGTGTTTCTCCGTCTGACCCGGTGGAGTCTCTCAGTGCATTCACAAGAAAGGTTGGAGCCTTCGTTAATAAACCCAGCACACAG ATAACAGCAGCCAGTCTGGACCTGCCATTTGCTGCATTTGCTCCTCGAGGCCTGGACTCAGAGGAGAATGATCCCATG GTGCAGCCTCCAGACTCTCCTCCCTGCCCGTCACCCCTGCAGGCCAGCCTTCATTCTCAGGGCTCAGAGGGATCTGGGCAGCAGGATGATTTCGTAATGGTTGACTTT CGTCCAGCTTTTTCTAAAGACGACTTGTTGCCAATGGATCTGGGCACCTTCTACAGAGAGTTTCAGAATCCTCCACAGCTGGCCAGCCTCTCGCTTCACATCAGCTCCCAGTCGATGGCAGATGACCTT GATTCACTGCCGGAAAAACTCCGTGTCTATGAGAAAAACATTGACGAGTTCGATGCTTTTGTGGACATGCTTCAGTAG
- the atg13 gene encoding autophagy-related protein 13 isoform X4 — protein sequence MCVEISLKTSEGDSMELETWCLEMNEKCDKDIKVSYTVYNRLSVLLKSLLAITRVTPAYKLSRKQGHDYVILYRIYFGEVQLSGLGEGFQTVRVGVVGTPVGTVTLSCAYRTNLAFMSNRQFERSAPIMGIIVDHFVDPPCSSQRPTHMGQPCNYRAPDEEDGGTFAGVQDSQEVCTTSFSTSPPSQCVCTLSPSPSKLSKPLPLDSLQLPLAPGLVTHTLYTSRLSYQPAALAGAAELCHPAANPNQVLHAGKEGGVVLVPAQPPHGADAHLTVEHAPNTPSSSGDDDGLSQSAEGRRDEGRRSVSPSDPVESLSAFTRKVGAFVNKPSTQITAASLDLPFAAFAPRGLDSEENDPMVQPPDSPPCPSPLQASLHSQGSEGSGQQDDFVMVDFRPAFSKDDLLPMDLGTFYREFQNPPQLASLSLHISSQSMADDLDSLPEKLRVYEKNIDEFDAFVDMLQ from the exons ATGTGTGTTGAGATCTCCCTGAAGACATCAGAG GGTGACTCAATGGAGTTAGAGACTTGGTGCCTGGAGATGAATGAAAA GTGCGATAAGGACATCAAGGTGTCATATACAGTTTATAaccgtctgtctgtccttctgaAGTCCCTGCTGGCCATCACCAGAGTAACACCTGCCTACAAACTGTCCAGAAAGCAGGGACACGATTATGTCATATTATACAG GATCTACTTTGGGGAAGTCCAGCTGAGTGGGTTAGGAGAAG GTTTTCAGACGGTGCGTGTCGGTGTTGTTGGAACTCCTGTTGGCACAGTCACACTTTCATGTGCTTACCGCACCAACCTGGCATTCATGTCTAACAG GCAGTTTGAAAGGTCAGCTCCAATCATGGGGATCATTGTGGATCACTTTGTGGATCCTCCCTGCAGCAGCCAGCGTCCAACACACATGGGACAGCCGTGCAACTACAG AGCTCCagatgaggaggatggaggaacaTTTGCAGGAGTTCAGGACTCCCAGGAGGTCTGCACCACCTCCTTCTCCACCTCCCCTCCCTCTCAG tgtgtgtgcacactgaGTCCGTCTCCCTCTAAACTGTCCAAGCCCCTCCCTCTGGACAGTCTGCAGCTTCCATTGGCTCCTGGACTTGTCACTCACACT CTGTATACTTCCAGGTTATCTTACCAACCTGCAGCTCTAGCAGGAGCTGCTGAGCTTTGTCACCCTGCTGCCAATCCAAACCAG GTGTTGCATGCTGGGAAGGAAGGTGGGGTTGTATTGGTTCCTGCTCAGCCTCCTCATGGAGCTGATGCCCATCTAACAGTAGAGCACGCCCCAAACACACCCAGCAGCAG TGGGGATGATGACGGCCTGTCGCAGAGCGCAGAAGGACGGAGGGATGAAGGAAGGAGGAGTGTTTCTCCGTCTGACCCGGTGGAGTCTCTCAGTGCATTCACAAGAAAGGTTGGAGCCTTCGTTAATAAACCCAGCACACAG ATAACAGCAGCCAGTCTGGACCTGCCATTTGCTGCATTTGCTCCTCGAGGCCTGGACTCAGAGGAGAATGATCCCATG GTGCAGCCTCCAGACTCTCCTCCCTGCCCGTCACCCCTGCAGGCCAGCCTTCATTCTCAGGGCTCAGAGGGATCTGGGCAGCAGGATGATTTCGTAATGGTTGACTTT CGTCCAGCTTTTTCTAAAGACGACTTGTTGCCAATGGATCTGGGCACCTTCTACAGAGAGTTTCAGAATCCTCCACAGCTGGCCAGCCTCTCGCTTCACATCAGCTCCCAGTCGATGGCAGATGACCTT GATTCACTGCCGGAAAAACTCCGTGTCTATGAGAAAAACATTGACGAGTTCGATGCTTTTGTGGACATGCTTCAGTAG
- the harbi1 gene encoding putative nuclease HARBI1 encodes MAIPIAILDCDLLLHGRGHKTLDRFDLDSVSDNTLLTQFGFPRDFILYLVELLREALCRRTQRSRAISPEVQVLAALGFYTSGSFQTSMGDTIGISQASMSRCVSNVTRVLVEKAPQFITFNRDPSSREQSFQEFQRVAGFPGVLGVLDCVQVAIKAPNSEDSSYVNKKGFHSVACQLVCDARGLLLSAETHWPGGLQDTVVLERSALYKQLQDTEEGWLLGDGRYPLRKWLMTPVDCPESPAKFRYNLAHTATHEIVDRTFRAIQTRFRCLDGTKGYLQYSPERSSAILLACCVLHNASLQSGLDAWTLERTEPLEQPSSLKQRPEDRDSQAEDLRKQLILKHFS; translated from the exons ATGGCCATCCCTATAGCCATCTTGGACTGTGATCTTCTCTTACATGGTCGAGGCCACAAAACTCTGGACCGCTTCGATCTGGACTCCGTCTCAGACAACACCCTCCTCACACAGTTTGGTTTCCCCAGAGACTTTATCTTGTATCTGGTGGAACTACTCAGAGAG GCTCTCTGCAGACGAACCCAGCGGTCCAGAGCCATCAGTCCTGAGGTCCAGGTGTTGGCTGCGTTGGGCTTCTACACATCTGGCTCCTTCCAGACGTCCATGGGGGATACGATAGGGATCAGTCAGGCATCAATGTCCAGATGTGTGTCCAATGTGACCAGAGTGCTGGTGGAGAAAGCGCCCCAGTTCATTACCTTCAACAG AGATCCCTCCAGCAGAGAGCAGTCGTTCCAGGAATTTCAGAGGGTGGCGGGATTTCCAGGAGTTCTCGGGGTGCTGGACTGTGTTCAG GTTGCCATCAAAGCGCCAAACAGCGAAGATTCATCGTATGTAAATAAAAAGGGCTTCCACTCTGTGGCCTGTCAGTTGGTTTGTGATGCTCGAGGATTGTTACTCAGCGCGGAGACACACTGGCCAGGCGGACTCCAAGACACCGTTGTTCTAGAAAGATCGGCTCTGTACAAACAGCTGCAGGACACGGAGGAGGGCTGGCTGCTGG GTGACGGTCGCTACCCTTTAAGGAAGTGGTTGATGACCCCGGTCGACTGCCCAGAATCCCCTGCGAAATTTCGATACAATCTCGCCCATACAGCTACTCATGAGATAGTGGATAGAACCTTCAGAGCCATCCAGACCCGATTCAGATGTTTAGACGGCACCAAAGGATACCTGCAG TATTCTCCAGAGAGGAGTTCGGCCATCCTGCTGGCCTGCTGCGTCCTCCACAACGCCTCGCTGCAGTCCGGATTGGACGCCTGGACTCTGGAGAGGACAGAGCCTCTGGAGCAGCCCAGCAGCCTCAAACAGAGACCAGAGGACCGCGACAGCCAGGCAGAGGACCTCCGAAAACAGCTCATACTCAAACATTTCAGCTAA